The following is a genomic window from Salinibacterium sp. UTAS2018.
GCGCTCCACGAACGATCTTGTAGCGAACACCGGGGAGGTCCTTTACACGACCACCGCGGATGAGCACCATCGAGTGCTCCTGAAGGTTGTGACCTTCGCCGGGAATGTAGGCCGTGACCTCGGTACCGTTAGAAAGCTTGACACGAGCAACCTTACGAAGAGCCGAGTTCGGCTTCTTCGGAGTTGTTGTGTAAACACGCGTGCAAACGCCGCGCTGCTGCGGGTTGGACTTAAGGGCGGGAGCCTTGGTCTTGACGACCTTCGGCGAGCGTCCCTTACGCACCAACTGCTGAATGGTGGGCACTAAATTACTCCTTGTATTTGCTGCACGGTGACAGCGTCTTGATGGTTAGCATTCGCTGTTCTTTTCAGAACACCGAGTTCATCTGGACCCACGCCCCGGCCACACAACTCAAATGAACGAGCTCTGCGGATGGTTTATGGATATGCCGTGGGGGTCAACCAGAAGGTTGAACCCTGTGGTGCGGAGTTACATGCACCCGAACTCCGCTAACGCGGTGACCCTCAACAGGCATAGTTCAAGCGCACAGCAAAGCGCACACCTCAGAAAGAATAGCCCCCCGGGTGTACCGGGGTCAAATGATCACAGCGCACACGCAGGCTCCAGAACAGGGCACGCAACGGCGCATGTGCCGTTAGCGCTGAGCAGCAGTTTTCTCGGCGAGCTCGGCTTCCCACCGCGACCGCGAGTCGGCGTTGCGCAGCGTAACCTTGCGGCCCCGCTTAGCCACCAGCGCACCAGTCCACAGCGACACTTCACGGCCGAGCAACCCGGCAGCAATGATGAACGGATCGGCCAACGCGCCCGCGAACAACACTTGCGCTTGTTCAGGCGTGGTCTGGATGACGCCGTTGATGAGCAAGAGCGCGCCGATGGTGCCGAAGTACACCACGAGGCCAACAATAATGCTCGAGAACACGTGAGCGGCCCAACCGGCACGGTTCACGATCAGAGCGACAACGATCGCCCCCAGAGCGAAGAATGCCACCGGAACATAAAAGGAGGGGGCTTGAACGAACGCGAGAGCGATGCGGCCGGTTGCTGCCGCGCTAATGGTTGCGACAACGATGGCAAAAATAAGCGCGAACACGAGCGTCGAGGCAAGCGCAATGAACACGCCGAAGCCACGATTGCCTGAAACCTTGGGCGGGGTCGGTGCCGTGACGTAGACGACGCGTGGTTCACCGGATGCCATGCCAGCGGCGGCCGTGGCGACGGCCGGCTCTGGTTCAGGGTGGGGCTCTGGCTGAGGTTCTGCGTGAGTTTCTGGCTGTGGTTCAAAGTCGGACTCGGCGCTAATCTCAGGCGCGTCGACGACGACGGGGGTGGCCATCGGCTCAACTTCCGCCTCGAGCGTGGAGTCGTCGTGAACCAGGGTGGCCGCGGGAGCTGCAGGCTCCGCAACGGGCTCTACGAGGGGCGCGGCCGCAGGCGAAGCATCCGCTTCGGACGTCGTCTCGTCGACCACTACAGCATCCTCAATGTTGTCGTCGTTCTCGGTTGAAGAACCACGCTCTACAGATGGATCGGTCATGACTGTTGCCTCCTCGTGCCAGCGACTGATGCTCTCAGTGTACTGAAGCAATTCCCAGAAACGAGAAGAACGCCACGACCAAGAGGTCGTGGCGTTCTTCAGAGCTATTCGAAGCACTACACGCTAGTTGACTTCTCCGCCCGAAGTGCCGGTCGCTGCGAGCGGTCCACCGCTAGTTGACAATACGTACACAGCACCCTCGAGGTCGAGTTCGTAACCACCATCGTCTCCGCCAGCTTGCAAGTTCGTTGACGTAACGGAGAACGCTCGCTGGTAAAGCTGGACGCTATTGATGAACTTCAGAAGGTCCGATCGAGAGCCCGACGCCCTGATCGAGACTCCGACCGAGACGAGGCCGGGCACTGACTGGATCGCGGTTGGGCCAGCGGGGGCTTCAGCTTCTGCCACGGGTTCCGCCCCCTCAGCAGTTTCGCCACCGTCCTCAGGAGCTGCGCTTACAGCAACCTCGGCCTCGGGCGCCAATGCTTCAGTGACCGACGAGTAGGAGAGCTCCGTAAAAGTAGCGCCCGCCGAAGTCGCGAGATTACTGACTTGACGCGCAAACTCTGAAGAAAGCTGAGTTCCCGGAATGGCAATTTGAGCTTCTGCAAGATCCGCAAACAACTGGTCGGAATCCGCTGCCAGAGCTTTCAGCGCCGCAAGCTCATTTGTCTTCACCTGATTCTGCGCTTCGACTGCGACAAGTTCCTCATCGGCGATCACCGCGTCGGCGAGGGCGGGGGAAACTCCCACCACATAACCGAGCAACAGGATTAGCAGTACCGCCGCAACACCAATTACGTTCCACATTCGCGTCATGGTCATGAGCCGCTCTCCTCTTCACTCGTCTCGGAATCCGGTTCTGGGGACTCAGTTGGTGTCGGCTCAGCTTCTTCTGGGGCAGCTTCCTCGCCGTCTATCACTTCATCGAACCGATGGAGCAGAGCTTTGTCCCCGATAAGCACAACTACTGAACCCGAGAAGGTGCCTCCCTCTTCAACCGCAGTCGACAGCAGGGTGGACTGCACGACGCCATCTACGCTTGAGAGCTTGCGCACCCAGTCATCGATATCTCCCACTGAATTGGCGCCAATTTCGAGGGAAAATGCCGCCATGGACTGCTGATCCAGCGGTGATGAAGCCGGCGCAAAGCCCTGAAGCGGGTTTGCCGTGTCGAAGTTATAACCAGAGATCGTCATCCCGGAACTGAGCTTCGAGTTCATCTGGTCGATTAAGAACTTAAGGGACACCTCCGTGGAATAGGCGAACAAGCGAGCGGCTTGAGTCGTACTCAATAGTTGGTTTGCTGAGCGCACTTCGTTGTACTCGCCCTGTTGAGTCGTTAACGAGAGTGTCAAGGACCGCGCATTCTCGAGAGCTACCCCACGCTGCAATGAATAGACGTTCGCGCCCGCAGCAGCCAGAATCGCAATTCCAACCGCCACAAGGGCTACAAAGATCGCTCGACCTCGCGAACGGGCTGCGGACTTGCGCATTCCGACTTCTGGGGGCAACAAGTTGACCGAAGGCGGGTAAGCGATGGCAACTTTTACTTCGCGCCGTGCTGTGGGCTTTTTCTCACTCATGCGGATACTCCTGTTACCAATCCCAGAGCCACAGACATATCTTGCGCATCTCCCGTGCCCCGAAGTCCTCGCGCTGCCGTGGCGAGCGAGAACGGATCGGGCTGTGTCGTCGGTACCTTTGTAAACTCACCGACTGTCTCAGCGAGACCGAGAAGTCGAGACCCGCCACCGCTCATCACAATGCGGTCGATCGCACGATTGTTTCGCGCATTCTGGAAGTACTGAATAGTGGCGCGAATCGCCAAGAGCGTTTCGTTGACCAGCTCAAACGACACTTCAAGAGCGGGCCGTTGCTCGGCGGTTGCGCGAGCCGCAACGACTCCGACAGAACGCTTGATCGCTTCAGCATCCCTCATTGAGATATCGAGCCTCTGAGAGATTCCCTTGGTGATATCTGCGCCTCCGTTAGGTAAGAACCGAATGAAGTGGGGCACATGACCCTCCAACGCGACGAGAGTCGTCGTCGCAGCGCCGATGTGAACCAGGAGACTCGTGGTGTTCGCCGCCTCGCCTCCCGCGAATAAACGCGTAAGCGCGAAAGCCGAAAGATCGACGTTCGCAGGCTGAACGGAGGCTGCGCTTGCAGCGTTGACGTTAACCAGAAGCGGTGCTTTGATCGCAGCGACGAGCATGCCCTGGAGCATCGGCCCGGTCTCCCCCTCGAACTCGCTCGCAGGATAGAAATCGAGCAACGCATCCGACGCCGGAACTGGTAGCAGGTCCTGGACTTGAAAGGGAAGCGACTCCCGAACTTGGTTCAGAGGCAAGCGGGGCACCGTAATGTCTCGCGCAAGCACCTTCGAGTTGCCAACTCCCATCACGACATCGCGCGTTTTGAAGCCTCCGGCAGACCAGAGCTTACGAATCGCAGCCGTCACGGTAGCCGAGTCAACTACTTCACCCGCTTTGACGGCGCCCTCGGGCAGCGGAATTTCTCCGAATCGGAGAATTGTCGGTCGTTGTTGGTGCGGACTATCGACTTCCACAGCGCGTACCGCTGTGGAACCGATGTCCAACCCCACTAGTTTCTTTCCCATTTTTTCCCCCAGACGACGATCAGCTAAGACCGACAGCCACCAGATATCCATTCCACATTTGTGCGCCGAACGCTATGCCAATCCAGGCTCCAGCGATCATCCACGGACCGAACGGGATCGCCGACCGGCGACCCGCCTTTTTGAATACTAAAAGTGCAATTGCGAACAGCCCACCCAACAGGAACGCCGCAAAAGCCCCCACTGCCACCGTTCCCCAACCGAGCCAACCGAGATAAAGCCCGATCACAGCGGACAATTTGACGTCGCCCATCCCCATTCCGCGCGGGGAAACTACGGCCACGATGAAGTAGAAGATAAAAAGCGCGAGCGAGCCGAGCACTGCTCCCAGGAGCGCGTACCAGTTGCCCGTGCCAGCGCTTGCCATAGCTAGCAATGCGAGCCCCACGAGGATTGATGGGAGCACGATCTTGTTAGGCAGCGTCTGAGTATCCAGATCGATGAGCGTCAGGGCGATTGAAATCGCTGCGAAGTAGAGGAATGCTGGCAATGCCCACACCATGCTCGTTTCGGCGCCAATCACCGCAGCGATGATGCCGAACGATATCGCCGTCGCGGCTTCGACGACTGGATAACGAAGCGAGATCGGCTCTCCGCAGTCTCGACATTTTCCACGCAAGAATAACCAGCTGATCACAGGGACGTTGTCGTACGAGCGGATTGCGTGATCGCACTTCGGGCAGGCGCTCGGGGGCGTAGAAAGCTTTCCTCCATGCGGCACTCGCCACACCACAACGTTGAGAAATGATCCCACCGCTAAGCCCAGAAGGCTCGCGAAGATGGTCACGAGTAGTGTCGCGGTCATGGCGTGGGAGTGCCGTCCGCGCTGTATGCCGGCTTGACTTCAATCCACACGTTTACACCGTAGGTGGTTGTCACCGGGGACAAGAACTTCGGCGGGGCTGTGAACTTGAGCCGCTCGTCGTAGACGTAATCCTTGGCGTAACCACCACCGTTGCTGGACACAATTCCGCGGAACTTCTGCGCAATAGCGCCGTTGACCGTGAGCACAGCGTTTGAGGGCGCGTATGCAGGATTTTGGACCAGAAAAGTGTGCGAGACCGAGAGGATCGCCGCGTCGATTCGACGACTCTTGTCGCTGACGATGGGCTGGTAGCTACCGCCCCACCAACTCGACACATACTTCACAGGGTTCCAGACCCAGACCGCGTCGTTGCCGACTAGACCGAGCAAGTCAGCCTCGGGATCGTTGTAGGTGATGTCACCGATCACGTAAACGTAGTGCTCCGCGGAGAGCGTCGTTTGGCCATTGAGCGTCCCTTCAACAAAAAGATCGCCGACGCGGCATCCGTACGCTCCAGACGCTGCGCTTTCGAACTTGACAGGGTAACCGATCCCGTTTCCAGTACCTCCCGCCGCCCCTTCGCACTTCAGGCCGCTGGGGGTCTTGTTCCATGCCCAGTAGTTAGGGTCACTTGACACTGTGGGTACGTTCTGCACGTAAATCACATTATTGGCGGGAAGAGCAAATGGCGTGCCGGAAGCTAGTTGAGCAGGGGTGCCGCATTCTGTGTTCGGCGATGCAGCGGAAGCCGGAGAGCCCAGAGTTCTCGTTGCTTTGGTCCAAGGAGAAGTAACTGAGATTTTTCCATTCGCCATCAAGACTATTTCGGTGGGTCCGGTGTACAGGCAACCAGGGCGAGGAACCCCATCTGAAGTCAAGTCCGCGCGGGTCTCGCGGAGGTGCTCCGAGTTGGTCGCGGGCATTCCGATGTATTCCTTGAAGGACGGTCCCGCGTAATCCCCGAAGTTTTGATCGCCGCAAGCTTGGCCGTTGGATTTTTGCGCTGTGTAACGAATATCCGAGGGGTTTTCGGGCGCATATGCCGTTGTCAGTTCACCCAAAAAAGTAGCTTCGCAAATTCGGATGGTGTCGTTCGAGTGCGCAGGACCTTTAATAGTGTCGCCGCCGTCGAAAGCAATTTCTCCACAACTCACGCCGAACTTGTCGCGGCCGGCCCACCAGTGCTTCACGCAACTGTCTGACTTGCCGGTATACGCAGGATCTTGCATTTCATAGTCTGTGAAATAGAGAAAGTCGATAAAGCCGTCTTGACGCAAATCAGCAACGATCGATCGTGTTTCGCCGCCCACTTTTCCCGTTGACTGAATGCGAACATTTCCGGTGCCCGCGTAGTTGGAGTTGTCTACCTCGTATCGAAAGTAGGAATCCCCGACACCACCGGGCACAGCCTGCCAAGCGGCATCCACAGCCACGTTGAAAGCGTCGTTCTTTTGCGCTGCCGCTGGAAGCTTGACGCTGCTTCCCGTGGAGAGGGTGAACTTCGAAGCGGGATTGCCGTACTGCACGTACGAGGTGTCTTCCGAGAGTCTGCTCTGATAGTCCTCTACGCCGGCATAAGCCGCCGCGAGAGATGCGGACCACTCCTCCGTCGCCGCGGACTGACGGAATCCGCCCGTCGCGTATGTAACAGCTGTGGTCACGAGGAGTCCAAGGACGACCGTGATACCGATCACCATCGGTAACGCTGCGCCGCGTTCGCCAGCGATTCGGGTGCGCAAAAAACGGATCATGGTGTGAATCCAATTCTAGGAACGTCAAGGTTCGGGATACCGACGGTGTTTTGAAGAGTTGCAGTTTTCGCAGCGCCGGAGGGGTCGGTTTGGACGGTCATCGTCACCGTTACCGCAAGAATTTTCGAGTAAGGATCGCCGTCGTTCCAGACGATTTCAGTAGGAGCTCCGGGCTCTCGCACGGTCACCGCCTTTAGATACGAGAAGACGGGCTTCCCGCCGGCAGCGATCTGACGGACCACAGTGCGCTCAGAAGTCGGCGAGTCCAGATCGAAAGTGAACACCCCTTTACTCTCGCCCGTCGGTTCCCACCGAGTCTCGACCAGAGTGCGCTCAGGCGTGACCTCGAACATCACTCTCACTGGTTGGGGCGAAGCCGCTTCCGTGTCTAAATAGGCTGTGAGTACGACTCGCTCGGCGGTAGCCTCGCTAAAGACAGGGGTAAGTGCACCACTGGCCAACTTCAATTGGGTTCCGGAACGCAGCACGCGCGTTAGCTCATTCATCGCGACTGTGGCGGATGCCGTGTTGTTGGAAGCCGAACGGTCGCTCGTGAAGGAACGCGTGAAGCTGATGAAGATAGTCATCACCATTGCGAGCATCATCGTGAGCAGCGCGATCGTGACGATGAGCTCCGCGAGCGTAACACCGCGTTCATCTGCTCGAATACGCCGTATTCGAGTCGATAGCGTAATGCGCATACGGTTCATTACGACGCTACTCTCGGGTCGACGATCACTGTTTCTGACGCGACTGAGCCGCCGCCGAGTATCGGAGACAAGATACTTCCCAGCACCCCCCACTTCGACCCGGTCAGCTTTTCAATTTTCCAGGTGCCGTACGGCAATGCGATGTGAGTAGTACCCGATTCGACCTTTAGATAGGTCAAGATGTCACCTTGGGTGCAGCCAGGATCACCGCTGCCGTCCACCGCCGGCTGGGAGACCGCCCGAATATAAGAGCCGGAGAGACCAGAGATCGGCACGAGCCCCATAGGCACCACCGCATTGGCCGTGCCACCCGGCTCAGCGGCAGTGACTACATTGGGCGGAGAGCTGTAAGTAACTCCGGCTTGAACGACATCGGGCCAAGCTGC
Proteins encoded in this region:
- the rpsL gene encoding 30S ribosomal protein S12; protein product: MPTIQQLVRKGRSPKVVKTKAPALKSNPQQRGVCTRVYTTTPKKPNSALRKVARVKLSNGTEVTAYIPGEGHNLQEHSMVLIRGGRVKDLPGVRYKIVRGALDTQAVKNRKQARSLYGAKKDKK
- a CDS encoding fimbrial assembly protein encodes the protein MSEKKPTARREVKVAIAYPPSVNLLPPEVGMRKSAARSRGRAIFVALVAVGIAILAAAGANVYSLQRGVALENARSLTLSLTTQQGEYNEVRSANQLLSTTQAARLFAYSTEVSLKFLIDQMNSKLSSGMTISGYNFDTANPLQGFAPASSPLDQQSMAAFSLEIGANSVGDIDDWVRKLSSVDGVVQSTLLSTAVEEGGTFSGSVVVLIGDKALLHRFDEVIDGEEAAPEEAEPTPTESPEPDSETSEEESGS
- the pilM gene encoding type IV pilus assembly protein PilM — its product is MGKKLVGLDIGSTAVRAVEVDSPHQQRPTILRFGEIPLPEGAVKAGEVVDSATVTAAIRKLWSAGGFKTRDVVMGVGNSKVLARDITVPRLPLNQVRESLPFQVQDLLPVPASDALLDFYPASEFEGETGPMLQGMLVAAIKAPLLVNVNAASAASVQPANVDLSAFALTRLFAGGEAANTTSLLVHIGAATTTLVALEGHVPHFIRFLPNGGADITKGISQRLDISMRDAEAIKRSVGVVAARATAEQRPALEVSFELVNETLLAIRATIQYFQNARNNRAIDRIVMSGGGSRLLGLAETVGEFTKVPTTQPDPFSLATAARGLRGTGDAQDMSVALGLVTGVSA
- a CDS encoding A24 family peptidase, with protein sequence MTATLLVTIFASLLGLAVGSFLNVVVWRVPHGGKLSTPPSACPKCDHAIRSYDNVPVISWLFLRGKCRDCGEPISLRYPVVEAATAISFGIIAAVIGAETSMVWALPAFLYFAAISIALTLIDLDTQTLPNKIVLPSILVGLALLAMASAGTGNWYALLGAVLGSLALFIFYFIVAVVSPRGMGMGDVKLSAVIGLYLGWLGWGTVAVGAFAAFLLGGLFAIALLVFKKAGRRSAIPFGPWMIAGAWIGIAFGAQMWNGYLVAVGLS
- a CDS encoding Tfp pilus assembly protein FimT/FimU, whose amino-acid sequence is MNRMRITLSTRIRRIRADERGVTLAELIVTIALLTMMLAMVMTIFISFTRSFTSDRSASNNTASATVAMNELTRVLRSGTQLKLASGALTPVFSEATAERVVLTAYLDTEAASPQPVRVMFEVTPERTLVETRWEPTGESKGVFTFDLDSPTSERTVVRQIAAGGKPVFSYLKAVTVREPGAPTEIVWNDGDPYSKILAVTVTMTVQTDPSGAAKTATLQNTVGIPNLDVPRIGFTP